The following proteins are encoded in a genomic region of Tenacibaculum sp. 190524A05c:
- a CDS encoding RDD family protein, whose protein sequence is MFQDKLDVQFEEFENIYKEPELASIFTRLIAAIIDIIIYWMLCVAMSLVAGENNGLLNYSVEGFPALILFGIAFFLWPISEGVYGQTIGKRLLDIKVMANNEKEMTIAKGFIRYFLGIIDWFFCVGIIIALIDKKNQRLGDIIADTIVVKSEYKPRN, encoded by the coding sequence ATGTTTCAAGATAAATTAGATGTACAATTTGAGGAGTTCGAGAATATTTACAAAGAACCTGAATTAGCTTCTATTTTTACAAGGCTTATTGCTGCAATTATCGACATCATTATATATTGGATGCTCTGTGTGGCAATGAGTCTAGTTGCAGGAGAAAATAACGGATTGCTAAATTATTCTGTAGAAGGATTTCCAGCTTTAATACTTTTTGGAATAGCTTTCTTTTTATGGCCAATAAGCGAAGGTGTTTATGGCCAAACTATTGGGAAAAGATTGTTAGACATAAAAGTAATGGCCAATAATGAAAAGGAAATGACAATTGCAAAAGGGTTTATTCGATATTTCCTGGGTATTATAGATTGGTTTTTTTGCGTCGGAATTATAATCGCACTTATTGATAAGAAAAACCAAAGACTGGGAGATATAATTGCAGATACAATAGTTGTTAAATCAGAATATAAGCCAAGAAATTAG
- a CDS encoding amidohydrolase family protein, producing the protein MKKAVTAALLICTVLSYSQVKTKGVNLYPDVVVKSEKINAKGETVLIDNIQLIDINTGKISTRDVLIESKKIAKISKKIRIDENYKVINGEGKWMIPGLIDSHIHLFQSGGLYTRPDVANLNKFKAYEEERQWLKRNAADFLKRYLKCGITTVIDVGGPIYNFDLRDKYSDVSEFPNLFITGPLVSTYQPKAFEIENAPIIKANTPEEAIELVKKQVPLKPDFIKIWYIVRSKDDETKNYEIVKATIDEAHKNNLKVAVHATQLATAKKAIKAGANFLVHSVENEKIDDEFIKMVKESNVSYIPTLIVMKNYVKSFSQDITPSKEDFNISNPTALGSLYDSKTLEMRNLPYWKRYKEYVKNNQEKLDNDKMIMAYNLKKAVDNGFNVATGTDAGNIGTLHATSFFDEMMGMKNAGLTNLQILQASTLNGAKVLNKEKELGSIEEGKLADIVILNSNPIESLEAVKDIDYVVKGGTVYPVDGIIKDTPEQLVQRQVNGYNARNIEAFLEPYSEDFEIYNYPNTLRGKGKSNSKLRYKKLFEMYPNLHCEIVKRMVLGNKVIDYERITGVSEKPIEAIAIYEIENNKIKKVTFVK; encoded by the coding sequence ATGAAAAAAGCCGTAACAGCTGCATTGCTAATATGTACAGTATTGTCATATAGTCAAGTGAAAACAAAAGGAGTTAATTTATATCCTGATGTTGTTGTAAAGAGTGAAAAAATTAATGCTAAAGGAGAAACTGTTCTCATTGATAATATTCAGTTAATCGATATAAATACAGGAAAGATCTCTACTAGAGATGTATTAATTGAATCGAAAAAAATAGCTAAAATCTCTAAGAAAATAAGGATTGATGAAAATTATAAAGTTATCAATGGAGAAGGAAAGTGGATGATTCCTGGTTTAATTGATAGTCATATTCATCTTTTTCAATCGGGAGGTTTGTATACAAGGCCAGATGTGGCAAATTTAAATAAATTTAAAGCTTATGAAGAAGAAAGACAATGGCTAAAACGAAATGCTGCCGATTTTCTTAAGCGTTACTTAAAATGCGGAATTACTACTGTAATTGATGTTGGAGGACCAATTTATAACTTCGATTTACGAGATAAATATTCTGATGTTAGTGAGTTCCCAAATCTATTTATAACTGGACCACTTGTTTCTACGTATCAGCCAAAAGCTTTTGAAATTGAAAATGCTCCTATTATAAAGGCAAATACACCAGAAGAAGCTATAGAATTGGTAAAAAAACAAGTGCCACTTAAGCCAGATTTTATTAAAATTTGGTATATCGTTAGATCAAAAGATGACGAAACTAAAAATTATGAAATTGTAAAAGCAACAATTGATGAGGCTCATAAGAATAATTTGAAAGTAGCGGTTCATGCAACTCAATTAGCCACGGCAAAAAAGGCAATAAAAGCTGGTGCGAATTTCTTAGTTCATAGTGTAGAAAATGAAAAAATTGATGACGAGTTTATTAAAATGGTGAAAGAAAGTAATGTTTCGTACATACCAACACTAATCGTTATGAAAAACTATGTAAAGTCTTTTTCTCAAGATATCACGCCTTCAAAAGAAGATTTTAATATCTCTAATCCCACAGCATTAGGTAGTCTATATGATTCAAAAACACTTGAAATGAGAAATCTGCCTTATTGGAAAAGGTATAAAGAGTATGTTAAGAATAATCAAGAAAAACTTGATAACGACAAAATGATTATGGCTTACAATTTAAAAAAAGCGGTAGATAATGGTTTTAATGTTGCAACAGGAACTGATGCAGGGAATATTGGAACTTTACATGCTACTTCTTTTTTTGATGAAATGATGGGCATGAAAAATGCAGGATTAACGAATTTGCAAATATTACAAGCTTCTACTTTAAATGGTGCTAAAGTTTTAAATAAAGAAAAGGAGCTAGGTTCTATAGAGGAAGGGAAATTAGCAGATATTGTTATCTTAAATAGTAATCCAATAGAGAGCTTAGAAGCTGTAAAAGATATCGATTACGTAGTAAAAGGAGGAACAGTTTATCCTGTAGATGGTATTATTAAAGATACACCAGAACAGCTAGTTCAGCGCCAAGTAAATGGATATAATGCTCGTAATATAGAGGCTTTTCTAGAGCCATATAGTGAGGACTTTGAAATTTATAATTATCCAAATACATTAAGAGGAAAAGGTAAAAGCAATTCTAAATTAAGGTATAAAAAACTGTTTGAAATGTATCCTAATTTACATTGCGAAATAGTTAAGAGAATGGTTTTAGGAAATAAAGTAATCGATTATGAAAGAATTACGGGTGTGTCTGAAAAACCAATTGAGGCAATTGCTATTTATGAAATAGAAAACAATAAAATAAAAAAAGTGACATTTGTTAAATAA
- a CDS encoding PAS domain-containing protein, translated as MKNDCRVIAIGTSAGGLGVLKTFFDNVPKDFKHILVIVQHLSPDYKSIMADLLAKNSNLPIQEAKNGIKIKSGHVYLIPPKKNMIIEDDNLILMDRPKKNVLNLPIDIFFKSLAAEKKEKAIGVILSGTGSDGTRGIRKIKEYGGFAIAQNPEDAKFDGMPKSAIASGLIDSILNAEDIPAELLNFITHSNILQNGKKEELFLKEEGLKKILHVVKKKTGIDFSDYKSPTLNRRIIRRMSVTKTRTVEEYLNYIHEYEYEAEVLHKEFLIGVTKFFRDPEAFKFIKEEVVPKIFDSKKENELVKVWSVGCSSGEEAYSIAIVLNEYMQQHNIDCDVKIFATDLDADAINKANKGVFGDSIAGDVPVEYLEKYFHKEGDFYIISPLIRKNIIFSQHNTAQDPPFTNMDLIICRNLLIYLQSDLQQRLLSDLHYATGKNKYLFLGPSETLGGISKSFKVLSRKWRVYQNIEMFKGADFSRRYYNTAPIESSKTNSFNNRQRTIDQKLSENLSNILLEELSAASICVDGNYELVNADGNFKEYITLPEKKFRSFDILKMLPQEISLALSTALVRVEQENENVRYDNITYEKDGQKNLINILVSPVEGLSNRGKLYLILFKKQSIYNTIQPNANIGAEDINHNYDYYKTIASLDQELRDTKANLQSKLDEIEVSNEELQSANEELLASNEELQTTNEELQSVNEELHTVNAEHQEKIVELIKLTEDLENLIHSVDIGVLFLDENLIIRRFSPSLRKFFKVQNTDVGRSIANFKTNLKEECQQKLIKNINKVITTGEIYEEEVQLINDSWYLKRINPFVSEHGKISGVVVSFVDINAQKNTELELLEKGKFLTKLTELMPGLIYVYNYETNKNEYANRDIASVLGYTKEEVQEFGDTFLVDIVHPDDIAKVFNNLEKIQTSKDNVTHDIEYRVRHKNGNYIWLLSKETIFERLPSGKMKIIGVASDITDVKNTENELVEKTNFLTKIIEVMPGITYIYDQNTQKNEYVNQEIAKVLGYSEKEIEELGSDLMTEIIHPDDMSKMIAHHQAICDSKENEILDFKYRVKHKDGNYRWFLSKETVFERTDDSLKVKHIGVATDITTIKEAEQKLNESNRMYNVVLEATLAGYWDWNVKEGYMYYSPAFKAMFGYEDHEVPHSPDWWSQQMHPEDVQEAFEIFDDHVKSKGEFPFSNEARYFHKDGSIVWVYCKGKVIEWDENGEPLRVVGSHADITDLKRAEEKLNETNMMYNSILEATLAGYWDWRVEEDYEYYSPTFKAMFGYEDHEVPNSPDWWQQHMHPDDIPRAFEIFEKHIESKGEFPFSNEVRYFHKDGSIVWVYCKGKVIEWGENGEPLRMVGSHVDITDVKNVEHKLNQNNKLYNSIIEGNLVGYWDWHVKDNYEYYSPAFKSMFGFKDEEVPSSPDWWKQQIHPEDIPKVLELFDQHVKSKGEIPYSKEVRYYHKDGSLIWIYFNGRVIEWDENDQPLRVVGSHVDITRFKNGALQE; from the coding sequence ATGAAAAATGATTGCCGTGTAATTGCTATCGGAACTTCTGCCGGAGGATTAGGTGTGTTAAAAACTTTCTTTGATAACGTACCAAAAGACTTCAAACACATACTTGTAATTGTTCAACATTTATCTCCTGATTACAAGAGTATAATGGCAGATTTACTAGCTAAAAACTCTAATTTACCTATACAAGAAGCAAAAAATGGAATTAAAATTAAGTCTGGGCATGTTTATTTAATTCCACCTAAAAAGAACATGATTATTGAAGATGATAATTTAATTCTCATGGATAGGCCAAAAAAAAATGTATTAAACCTACCTATTGATATATTTTTTAAGTCTTTAGCGGCAGAAAAAAAAGAAAAAGCAATTGGTGTTATTTTATCAGGAACTGGTTCTGATGGTACTAGAGGAATTAGAAAAATTAAAGAATATGGAGGATTTGCTATAGCTCAAAATCCAGAAGACGCAAAGTTCGATGGTATGCCTAAAAGTGCAATTGCTTCTGGCTTAATCGATAGTATTTTAAACGCAGAAGATATTCCAGCTGAATTACTAAACTTTATAACTCATAGTAATATTCTTCAGAATGGTAAAAAGGAAGAATTATTTCTAAAAGAAGAAGGATTAAAAAAGATACTTCATGTTGTTAAAAAGAAAACTGGAATAGACTTTTCAGATTATAAATCTCCAACACTTAACCGAAGAATTATTCGTAGAATGAGTGTTACGAAAACCAGAACGGTTGAAGAGTATTTGAATTATATTCACGAATATGAATATGAGGCAGAAGTTCTGCATAAAGAGTTTTTAATCGGAGTTACAAAATTTTTTAGAGATCCAGAGGCTTTTAAGTTCATAAAAGAAGAAGTTGTTCCAAAAATATTTGATTCTAAAAAAGAAAATGAGCTAGTCAAGGTATGGAGTGTCGGTTGTTCTTCAGGAGAAGAGGCTTATTCTATAGCAATTGTTTTAAATGAATATATGCAACAGCATAATATTGATTGTGATGTGAAGATTTTTGCTACAGATTTAGATGCTGATGCGATTAATAAAGCTAATAAGGGAGTTTTCGGAGATAGTATTGCAGGAGATGTTCCTGTAGAATATTTAGAAAAGTATTTTCATAAAGAAGGAGACTTTTACATTATTTCTCCATTAATTAGAAAGAATATAATTTTTTCTCAGCATAATACAGCTCAAGATCCGCCTTTCACAAATATGGATCTAATCATTTGTAGAAACCTACTTATTTATTTGCAATCAGACTTACAGCAAAGATTATTATCAGATTTACATTATGCTACTGGGAAAAACAAATATTTGTTTTTAGGCCCTAGTGAAACATTGGGAGGAATTTCTAAATCTTTCAAAGTTTTATCCAGGAAATGGAGGGTTTACCAAAATATTGAAATGTTTAAAGGAGCAGATTTTTCGAGAAGATATTATAATACAGCTCCAATTGAATCATCTAAAACTAATTCATTCAATAATAGACAAAGAACTATTGATCAAAAGTTATCAGAGAATTTATCGAATATATTGCTTGAAGAACTCTCAGCAGCTAGTATTTGTGTGGATGGTAATTATGAATTAGTAAATGCTGATGGAAATTTTAAAGAATACATCACTTTACCTGAAAAGAAGTTTCGATCTTTTGATATTCTGAAAATGCTACCGCAAGAAATTTCTTTGGCTTTAAGTACAGCTTTAGTAAGGGTTGAACAAGAAAATGAAAATGTAAGATATGACAATATCACCTATGAAAAAGACGGTCAGAAAAACTTAATTAATATTTTAGTTTCACCAGTCGAAGGTTTGTCAAACCGTGGGAAATTGTATTTGATACTATTTAAAAAACAGAGTATTTATAATACAATACAGCCAAATGCTAATATTGGTGCTGAAGATATTAACCATAATTACGATTATTATAAAACTATTGCATCTTTAGATCAAGAGCTTCGTGATACAAAAGCAAATTTACAATCTAAATTAGATGAAATTGAAGTCTCAAATGAGGAGTTGCAATCCGCAAATGAAGAACTGCTTGCATCAAATGAAGAACTTCAAACTACAAACGAAGAGCTTCAAAGTGTAAATGAAGAGTTACATACTGTAAACGCAGAGCATCAAGAAAAAATAGTAGAGCTTATAAAGTTGACCGAGGATTTGGAAAACCTAATTCATTCCGTTGATATTGGAGTTTTATTTTTAGATGAAAATCTAATAATTAGAAGGTTTTCTCCATCACTTAGGAAATTTTTCAAAGTTCAAAATACAGATGTTGGTAGATCTATTGCAAACTTTAAAACGAACTTAAAAGAGGAATGTCAACAGAAACTGATTAAGAATATCAATAAAGTAATTACTACAGGAGAAATTTATGAGGAAGAAGTTCAATTGATTAATGATTCTTGGTACTTAAAAAGAATTAATCCTTTCGTAAGTGAACATGGGAAAATAAGTGGAGTGGTAGTTTCTTTTGTAGACATAAACGCGCAAAAAAATACAGAGTTAGAACTGTTAGAGAAAGGGAAGTTTCTCACAAAACTAACCGAACTAATGCCAGGGCTTATTTATGTTTATAATTATGAAACCAATAAGAATGAATATGCGAATCGAGATATAGCTTCTGTTTTAGGATATACAAAAGAAGAAGTTCAGGAATTTGGAGATACGTTTTTGGTGGATATTGTTCATCCAGATGATATAGCAAAAGTCTTTAATAATTTAGAGAAAATCCAAACCTCAAAGGATAATGTGACTCATGATATTGAATATCGTGTAAGGCATAAAAACGGAAATTACATTTGGTTACTATCAAAAGAAACTATTTTTGAGAGGCTGCCTTCTGGTAAAATGAAAATTATAGGTGTTGCAAGTGATATTACTGATGTTAAGAATACGGAAAATGAATTAGTAGAAAAAACTAATTTCTTAACAAAGATAATTGAGGTAATGCCTGGAATTACTTATATCTATGATCAAAATACTCAAAAGAATGAGTATGTAAACCAAGAAATAGCAAAGGTATTAGGATATAGTGAAAAAGAAATTGAAGAATTGGGAAGTGACTTAATGACTGAGATTATTCATCCGGATGATATGTCAAAAATGATAGCACATCATCAAGCAATTTGTGATTCTAAAGAAAATGAAATTCTTGATTTTAAATATCGAGTAAAACATAAAGATGGTAATTATCGTTGGTTTCTGTCAAAAGAAACAGTTTTTGAAAGAACTGATGATAGTTTAAAAGTAAAACATATTGGTGTTGCTACAGATATAACCACAATTAAAGAAGCTGAACAGAAACTTAACGAGTCTAATAGAATGTACAATGTTGTTTTAGAAGCGACTTTAGCGGGATATTGGGATTGGAATGTTAAGGAGGGTTATATGTATTACAGTCCAGCGTTTAAAGCAATGTTTGGATATGAAGATCATGAGGTTCCACATTCTCCAGATTGGTGGTCACAACAAATGCACCCTGAAGATGTACAAGAAGCATTTGAGATTTTTGACGATCATGTGAAATCCAAAGGAGAATTTCCTTTTTCAAACGAGGCGCGTTATTTTCATAAAGACGGTTCAATTGTTTGGGTATATTGTAAAGGAAAAGTTATTGAGTGGGATGAAAATGGAGAGCCATTAAGAGTTGTAGGAAGTCATGCGGATATAACTGATTTGAAACGTGCAGAAGAAAAATTAAATGAGACCAATATGATGTATAATAGCATACTTGAAGCTACTTTAGCGGGATATTGGGATTGGCGTGTTGAAGAGGATTATGAATATTATAGTCCAACATTTAAAGCGATGTTTGGATATGAAGATCATGAAGTTCCGAATTCTCCAGATTGGTGGCAACAACATATGCATCCAGATGACATACCTAGAGCATTTGAAATTTTTGAAAAACATATAGAATCGAAGGGTGAATTCCCGTTTTCTAATGAGGTTCGATATTTTCATAAGGATGGATCGATAGTTTGGGTGTATTGTAAAGGGAAAGTTATCGAATGGGGAGAGAATGGAGAACCTTTACGTATGGTTGGTAGTCATGTTGACATAACAGATGTTAAGAATGTTGAACATAAACTAAATCAGAATAATAAACTTTACAATAGTATAATTGAAGGAAACTTAGTTGGTTATTGGGATTGGCACGTAAAAGATAATTATGAATATTACAGTCCTGCATTCAAGTCTATGTTTGGATTTAAAGATGAAGAGGTACCTAGTTCTCCTGATTGGTGGAAACAACAGATACATCCAGAAGATATTCCTAAAGTTTTAGAGTTATTTGACCAACATGTAAAATCTAAAGGAGAAATTCCATATTCTAAAGAAGTAAGATATTACCATAAAGACGGCTCACTTATATGGATATATTTCAATGGAAGAGTTATCGAGTGGGATGAAAATGATCAGCCATTAAGAGTTGTTGGAAGTCATGTTGATATAACACGTTTTAAAAACGGAGCATTACAAGAATAA
- a CDS encoding helix-turn-helix domain-containing protein: MRKHPSKIGTISEFHELFRLSKPKHPSISFVDLLEFKNGVDGRNMNLEMDLFVISMRDGSCGHLFDRKDYDFTESVMTFRQPSKNTSKVDGNCVDANSGWFLIFSLDFIKNTNLYDKIDDFNFFFYKYSEALHLSAAEQRLIQNCLGLIVNEIDQRIDIHSHGVIISTLGLLLNLCSRFYDRQFTTRSVLNIEIMNNLNFVLEEYYKNDHLKECGIPKNSYLAESVNLSTNYLNDLLQKEIQKDTKNYVLDFLVDKAKIELIKNQDSIELISQNLGFKFKNYFERTFKLKTGMTPIEFRQLFK, translated from the coding sequence ATGAGGAAACATCCCTCAAAAATTGGAACTATCTCTGAATTCCACGAATTGTTTCGTTTATCGAAACCAAAGCACCCCTCAATTAGCTTTGTTGATTTATTGGAATTTAAAAATGGTGTTGACGGACGTAACATGAATCTTGAAATGGATTTATTTGTTATTTCTATGAGAGATGGCAGCTGTGGTCATTTATTTGACCGAAAAGATTATGACTTTACTGAAAGCGTCATGACTTTCAGACAACCCAGTAAAAACACTTCTAAAGTTGATGGAAATTGTGTTGATGCAAATTCTGGATGGTTTTTAATTTTTAGTCTTGATTTTATTAAAAACACCAATTTATACGATAAAATTGATGACTTTAATTTCTTTTTTTATAAGTATTCTGAAGCATTACATTTATCTGCCGCTGAACAACGATTAATACAAAACTGTTTAGGTTTAATTGTAAACGAAATTGATCAAAGAATTGATATTCATAGTCATGGTGTAATTATTTCTACACTTGGATTACTTTTAAATCTTTGTTCAAGATTTTATGATCGACAATTCACTACACGTTCTGTGCTCAATATCGAAATCATGAACAACCTTAATTTTGTTTTAGAAGAATATTATAAAAATGATCATTTGAAAGAATGTGGAATTCCTAAAAATTCTTATTTAGCAGAAAGTGTAAATCTATCAACCAATTATTTAAACGATTTACTTCAAAAAGAAATTCAAAAAGACACTAAAAACTATGTGTTAGATTTTTTAGTTGATAAAGCTAAAATTGAACTCATAAAAAACCAAGATTCAATTGAACTAATTTCACAGAACCTTGGTTTCAAATTTAAGAATTACTTTGAACGAACTTTCAAGTTAAAAACTGGTATGACTCCAATAGAGTTCAGACAGTTGTTTAAATAG
- a CDS encoding helix-turn-helix domain-containing protein, translating into MEEPNNPFISILHPLAILKSKSLLEHDYILDFYTITLKDNTCSHFLGKKKFNFEEGELAFTKPNQVLNISSIDQLNTSKGWVLLFHSDLLKSTPLFNKLNDYRFFDYSINQGISLSTNEQKRVTECVNFLKNEIMLTFDKHSSVVISSILEVMLNLCNRFFERQFDKKAIEDNYIVSKIDAFLKLYYENNLFSEKGVPEVNQIATYVNLSPNYLSNILKKETGKNTKDYINYFILEKSKSLLLNKQDYSISELAFKLGFNYPHYFSRFFKSKTGKTPLEYRKQEY; encoded by the coding sequence TTGGAGGAACCGAACAATCCATTTATTAGTATACTTCATCCACTAGCAATTTTAAAATCAAAATCGTTGCTAGAGCATGACTATATCTTGGATTTTTATACAATTACCTTAAAGGATAACACATGTAGTCATTTTTTAGGTAAAAAGAAATTTAATTTTGAAGAAGGAGAACTTGCGTTTACAAAACCAAATCAAGTTCTAAACATATCGTCTATTGATCAACTTAACACATCAAAAGGTTGGGTTTTATTATTTCATAGTGACCTCTTGAAATCTACACCATTATTTAATAAACTGAATGACTATAGGTTTTTCGATTATTCAATTAATCAAGGAATCTCACTTTCAACAAATGAACAAAAAAGAGTAACTGAATGTGTGAATTTCCTGAAAAATGAAATAATGTTAACTTTTGACAAACATTCTTCTGTTGTCATTTCTTCCATCCTTGAAGTTATGTTGAATCTTTGTAATCGATTTTTTGAAAGACAATTTGATAAAAAAGCTATAGAAGATAATTATATAGTTTCAAAAATTGATGCTTTCTTAAAACTGTATTATGAAAATAATCTATTTAGTGAGAAAGGTGTTCCTGAGGTAAATCAAATAGCAACTTATGTAAACCTATCTCCTAATTATCTTTCTAACATATTAAAAAAAGAAACGGGTAAGAATACTAAAGACTATATCAATTATTTTATTTTAGAAAAGTCTAAAAGCTTACTTTTAAATAAACAAGATTATTCCATAAGTGAACTAGCCTTTAAGCTCGGTTTCAACTATCCTCATTACTTCAGCAGATTTTTTAAATCTAAAACCGGAAAGACACCATTAGAATACAGAAAACAAGAGTATTAA
- a CDS encoding DUF6638 family protein, protein MQKLKEADLYKGELIPVNGKLVERYNKCLVKLGFTETKLDSFFIDGIGWSPEIAEEKNEIHYLNHGEANPHCIIITPLQKGLPVYNPFHSFDRELMKQVFKKHQLRIENITRDSAICLDFDQNIDVFYEPLDVLKYKNVTVKFRLVDDLDKAKKEQLELVELFKSDNNFIDETIHQKLLDSANTYGDLREREVDLENVTYRTESFYTEAFGGIYVLKSFLSPILVFEDEEAYKEAIKDTSHDVLMYHISHDELIEKLTSHLMIECDVNSDITLQRYERIKRFVLSEFVNEETHSVKDVLNDSMLFKGYLNKIDVSARKRVMGLDRYLEKKKSDPKTKVADLVDRDIYVALHSPHSSLKPNDQDLVWKLLVSISPKDVLFLYWYDKEIFYDLYQTWNSSLKDWVIETIKKNI, encoded by the coding sequence ATGCAAAAATTAAAAGAAGCAGATTTATATAAGGGTGAATTAATACCAGTTAACGGGAAATTAGTTGAACGATATAATAAGTGTTTAGTGAAATTAGGTTTTACAGAAACAAAGTTAGATTCGTTTTTTATTGATGGTATTGGTTGGAGTCCTGAAATAGCTGAGGAAAAGAATGAAATTCACTATCTAAATCACGGTGAAGCAAATCCACATTGTATTATTATAACACCTTTGCAAAAAGGTTTACCTGTTTATAATCCATTTCATTCTTTCGACAGAGAGTTAATGAAACAGGTGTTTAAAAAGCATCAATTAAGAATAGAGAACATTACTAGAGATTCTGCTATTTGTTTAGATTTTGATCAAAATATAGATGTGTTTTATGAACCTCTTGATGTTTTGAAATATAAAAACGTAACCGTTAAATTTCGACTAGTTGATGATTTAGATAAGGCAAAAAAAGAGCAATTAGAACTAGTAGAGTTATTTAAAAGTGACAATAATTTTATTGATGAAACTATTCATCAAAAATTATTAGACTCAGCGAATACTTATGGTGATTTACGCGAACGTGAGGTTGATTTAGAAAATGTAACCTACAGAACAGAGTCTTTTTACACAGAGGCTTTTGGTGGAATTTACGTTTTGAAAAGTTTTCTATCTCCAATACTAGTTTTTGAAGATGAAGAGGCTTATAAAGAAGCGATAAAAGATACGAGTCATGATGTTTTAATGTATCACATTTCTCATGATGAATTAATCGAAAAGTTAACATCTCATTTAATGATTGAATGTGATGTGAATTCAGATATTACCTTACAACGATACGAACGAATTAAAAGATTTGTATTATCAGAGTTTGTAAACGAAGAAACGCATTCGGTGAAAGATGTATTAAATGATAGTATGCTATTTAAAGGATACTTGAATAAGATAGATGTTTCAGCTCGTAAAAGAGTAATGGGATTAGATAGATATTTAGAAAAAAAGAAATCAGATCCTAAAACTAAAGTTGCAGACTTAGTTGACAGAGATATATATGTGGCATTGCATAGTCCACACTCGTCATTAAAACCAAATGATCAAGATTTGGTATGGAAGTTATTGGTAAGTATTTCACCAAAGGATGTACTATTTTTATATTGGTACGATAAAGAAATTTTTTATGATTTATACCAAACTTGGAATAGCTCATTAAAAGATTGGGTAATAGAAACTATAAAGAAAAATATATAA